One Zootoca vivipara chromosome 9, rZooViv1.1, whole genome shotgun sequence DNA window includes the following coding sequences:
- the CCDC142 gene encoding coiled-coil domain-containing protein 142 isoform X1: protein MSAATPELFATGLNCRGSFTFTHFGSHQPQWPGSAYVVGMAGKSLHLATLRAGCCTRWAPFGLILWLSSEGLRTHSGRFSEPKSGSKWQPVKGLCSEKAPLAAPGHGGSDSPSVAGPGLWLEEALPKVGGIRVQWGCLSFEAGVGAVSVLTLLFFPQVIGAETVGLNAIFLLLMSRVSQASGGILPPLSSLVGPRKVLPADGGEPLEAADTGTASRSLTPLAKSFQKAEALLRHCVNPSLWRLLPPRTSESAYDSEEEDSPGGLARLAQVERSFLGLSRCLCVMENPRTETFQAHVRPALPDTPRGAFTYHAARSSVARQGATLHALLQHRHRLRLSRHYTRRLKAASGFVQHLMAAERCLPTLQPLAGQPNATWGRQLRGLCEELRTHATHWEGLQRRIRSDPWLRHMLLQRHEVVQHMRRSLCLLALHAVCLLDRHIEALLRSLAHALPVPAAPLSDFFQGLEIYNQVVNDPALQQAFLEQPGLRRTASSSPAFPLERILGILAAERGKRAAQRLHPLLLRVGGLEPAPWGGDAKPGLLERASQASPSGEGLPSLSVELQALCHEEEEGLLVVLGELVASTDSLWHHVLNRPKQEKPLECLEPTDLPPGLDSASLPSWKSVRWLDTSFREAAAALYAQYCPLLWRAASSSLAHRLELHPPLAHFQLGAAAALARRLSHGLAQACVPQESKEELKDLVLQLLTRDVLQHWDQGFCQALGSSLTDKCLAKPAQSTEVACSRTAQLLQGLYLPLAFSLQCLDSQLTESTAGNLVPSGLHLRLLSLSLATAHSSCYWVMSKAYQYLASWSLNQFLLVTQGDLQLLKAESSRMSTLVSTAFPEGRRKQSPLLSGQEQELSQQIHSTASSVQLFANKVLTLFSSDCKRMAAEIFSQTMPLGKHWRLALRTELPPSPSEYASAAAQSVLGQVLLGIQLLPQDAQGPALSQVTTAFLEAWMDHILAQKIKFSLQGALQLKQDFDLVRELLQSEDYGLSPQIKELVLSLRVFQQVDNAIACLLQQPPKTSLPSPTWDAFHKCCSHDGIRTQDGGPGSLNSLESLEGLPTQARAALESQAGDLLSRMQGGGCSPETYLSPMQQEWLALRLHGGRRWKVPALPCMNRTSEP from the exons atgagcgccgcaaccccagagttgtttgcgactggactcaactgtcgggggtcctttacctttacccattttGGTAGCCACCAGCCACAATGGCCAGGCTCTGCCTATGTTGTGGGAATGGCAGGAAAGAGCCTCCATCTTGCTACTTTGAGAGCAGGTTGCTGCACGAGATGGgcaccctttggcctgatcctgtggCTGAGCTCTGAAGGGCTGCGCACACACTCTGGAAGATTCTCAGAGCCAAAGTCTGGAAGCAAATGGCAGCCCGTGAAAGGCCTCTGTTCTGAAAAGGCCCCTCTAGCTGCTCCTGGCCACGGGGGCTCAGACTCTCCCAGCGTGGCTGGTCCTGGATTGTGGCTTGAGGAAGCATTGCCCAAAGTTGGGGGGATCCGGGTGCAGTGGGGCTGCCTCTCTTTTGAGGCAGGGGTGGGTGCCGTTTCCGTGCTgaccctccttttctttccccaggTGATTGGGGCTGAGACCGTGGGCTTGAACGCCATCTTTCTGCTCCTCATGTCCCGCGTATCACAGGCCTCGGGGGGCATCTTGCCACCGCTCAGCTCCCTGGTGGGGCCCAGGAAGGTGTTGCCAGCTGATGGAGGAGAACCCCTGGAGGCAGCGGACACAGGTACCG CTTCCAGATCGCTGACGCCGCTGGCCAAGTCCTTCCAGAAGGCGGAGGCTCTCCTGCGCCACTGCGTCAACCCCAGCCTGTGGCGCCTGCTGCCCCCGCGCACCAGCGAGAGCGCTTACGACAGCGAGGAGGAGGACTCTCCCGGAGGCCTGGCCCGCCTGGCCCAGGTGGAGCGCAGCTTCTTGGGGCTCAGCCGCTGCCTGTGCGTGATGGAGAACCCTCGGACGGAGACCTTCCAGGCCCATGTGCGCCCAGCCCTCCCGGACACGCCCCGGGGCGCCTTCACTTACCACGCAGCCCGGAGCAGCGTGGCTCGCCAGGGTGCCACTCTCCACGCTCTGCTGCAGCACCGCCACCGCCTTCGCCTCTCCCGCCACTACACCCGCCGCCTCAAGGCGGCTTCCGGCTTCGTGCAGCACCTGATGGCCGCCGAGCGCTGCCTGCCGACCCTGCAGCCGCTGGCCGGCCAGCCAAACGCCACCTGGGGCCGCCAGCTGCGGGGGCTGTGCGAGGAGCTGCGCACCCACGCCACGCACTGGGAGGGGCTGCAGCGGCGCATCCGCAGCGACCCCTGGCTGCGCCACATGCTGCTGCAGCGCCACGAGGTGGTCCAGCACATGAGGCGCTCCCTCTGCCTGCTGGCCCTCCACGCCGTCTGCCTCCTGGACCGCCACATCGAGGCCTTGCTCCGCAGCTTGGCCCATGCCCTCCCTGTGCCCGCTGCCCCACTGTCCGACTTCTTCCAGGGGCTGGAGATCTACAACCAGGTGGTGAACGACCCGGCACTGCAGCAGGCCTTCCTGGAGCAGCCGGGCCTGCGGAGAACAGCAAGCAGCTCTCCAGCCTTCCCCCTGGAGAGGATCCTGGGCATCCTGGCAGCAGAGAGGGGCAAGCGGGCCGCCCAGAGGCTGCACCCGCTGCTCCTCCGAGTGGGGGGTCTGGAGCCTGCGCCTTGGGGTGGGGACGCCAAGCCTGGGCTCCTGGAAAGGGCCTCCCAGGCATCTCCGTCAGGCGAGGGTCTTCCCAGCCTCTCGGTGGAGCTGCAGGCCTTGTGCcacgaggaggaagagggccttctggttGTCCTGGGGGAGCTGGTGGCTTCCACCGACAGCCTGTGGCATCACGTCCTGAACCGCCCCAAGCAGGAGAAGCCCCTCGAATGCTTGGAGCCGACTGACCTGCCTCCGGGGCTGGACTCTGCCTCGCTGCCCAGCTGGAAGTCTGTGCGCTGGCTGGACACCTCCTTCAGAGAGGCAGCGGCAGCGCTCTATGCCCAGTACTGCCCGCTGCTGTGGAGAGcggcttcctcttccttggcccACCGGCTGGAGCTCCACCCGCCCCTGGCGCACTTCCAACTGGGGGCAGCGGCTGCCTTGGCCCGGCGGCTGAGCCATGGCCTGGCACAGG CCTGCGTGCCTCAGGAGAGCAAGGAGGAACTGAAGGATTTGGTGCTCCAGCTGCTGACGCGTGATGTCCTCCAGCACTGGGACCAAG GTTTCTGCCAGGCTCTGGGCTCCAGCCTCACCGACAAATGCTTGGCCAAGCCCGCCCAGAGCACAGAGGTGGCCTGCAGCCGGACGGCTCAACTCCTGCAGGGCCTCTACCTGCCCTTGGCCTTCAGCCTGCAGTGCCTGGACTCCCAGCTCACGGAGAGCACAG CCGGCAACCTTGTCCCATCCGGCCTCCACCTGCGGCTGCTGTCCCTCTCGCTGGCTACCGCTCACTCCTCCTGCTACTGGGTCATGAGCAAGGCCTACCAGTACTTGGCTTCCTGGTCCCTCAACCAGTTCCTCCTTGTGACCCAGGGAGACTTGCAG CTGCTGAAGGCAGAGTCCAGCAGGATGTCCACGCTGGTGAGCACAGCTTTTCCTGAGGGCAGGAGGAAGCAGAGCCCCCTCCTCTCTGGCCAGGAGCAGGAGCTGAGCCAGCAGATCCACTCCACAGCTTCCAGCGTCCAA ctgtttgcgAACAAAGTCCTGACGCTGTTTTCCTCGGACTGCAAACGCATGGCGGCGGAGATCTTCAGCCAAACCATGCCCCTGGGCAAGCACTGGCGCCTCGCCCTCCGAACAG AGCTGCCGCCCTCCCCCAGCGAATATGCCTCAGCTGCTGCTCAGAGCGTCCTGGGTCAGGTCTTGCTGGGCATCCAGCTCCTGCCGCAAGATGCCCAGGGGCCAGCCCTCAGCCAGGTGACGACGGCCTTCTTGGAAGCCTGGATGGACCACATCCTGGCCCAGAAGATCAAGTTCAG CCTCCAGGGCGCCCTTCAGCTGAAGCAGGACTTTGACCTGGTGCGGGAGCTGCTGCAGTCGGAGGATTATGGCCTCTCCCCGCAGATCAAGGAGCTGGTGCTCTCCCTCCGGGTCTTCCAGCAAGTGGACAATGCCATCGCCTGCCTCTTGCAGCAGCCCCCCAAGACCTCCTTGCCCTCACCCACCTGGGATGCCTTCCACAAGTGCT GCTCCCATGATGGGATTCGCACGCAGGACGGCGGCCCAGGCAGCCTGAACAGCCTGGAGAGCCTGGAAGGGCTGCCCACGCAGGCGAGGGCCGCGCTGGAGAGCCAGGCGGGTGACCTGCTGAGCCGCATGCAAGGGGGAGGCTGCAGCCCCGAGACCTACCTCAGCCCCATGCAGCAGGAGTGGCTGGCGCTGCGGCTGCACGGGGGCCGCCGCTGGAAagtccctgccctgccctgcatgaACAGGACCTCTGAGCCTTGA
- the CCDC142 gene encoding coiled-coil domain-containing protein 142 isoform X2 — protein sequence MSAATPELFATGLNCRGSFTFTHFGSHQPQWPGSAYVVGMAGKSLHLATLRAGCCTRWAPFGLILWLSSEGLRTHSGRFSEPKSGSKWQPVKGLCSEKAPLAAPGHGGSDSPSVAGPGLWLEEALPKVGGIRVQWGCLSFEAGVGAVSVLTLLFFPQVIGAETVGLNAIFLLLMSRVSQASGGILPPLSSLVGPRKVLPADGGEPLEAADTASRSLTPLAKSFQKAEALLRHCVNPSLWRLLPPRTSESAYDSEEEDSPGGLARLAQVERSFLGLSRCLCVMENPRTETFQAHVRPALPDTPRGAFTYHAARSSVARQGATLHALLQHRHRLRLSRHYTRRLKAASGFVQHLMAAERCLPTLQPLAGQPNATWGRQLRGLCEELRTHATHWEGLQRRIRSDPWLRHMLLQRHEVVQHMRRSLCLLALHAVCLLDRHIEALLRSLAHALPVPAAPLSDFFQGLEIYNQVVNDPALQQAFLEQPGLRRTASSSPAFPLERILGILAAERGKRAAQRLHPLLLRVGGLEPAPWGGDAKPGLLERASQASPSGEGLPSLSVELQALCHEEEEGLLVVLGELVASTDSLWHHVLNRPKQEKPLECLEPTDLPPGLDSASLPSWKSVRWLDTSFREAAAALYAQYCPLLWRAASSSLAHRLELHPPLAHFQLGAAAALARRLSHGLAQACVPQESKEELKDLVLQLLTRDVLQHWDQGFCQALGSSLTDKCLAKPAQSTEVACSRTAQLLQGLYLPLAFSLQCLDSQLTESTAGNLVPSGLHLRLLSLSLATAHSSCYWVMSKAYQYLASWSLNQFLLVTQGDLQLLKAESSRMSTLVSTAFPEGRRKQSPLLSGQEQELSQQIHSTASSVQLFANKVLTLFSSDCKRMAAEIFSQTMPLGKHWRLALRTELPPSPSEYASAAAQSVLGQVLLGIQLLPQDAQGPALSQVTTAFLEAWMDHILAQKIKFSLQGALQLKQDFDLVRELLQSEDYGLSPQIKELVLSLRVFQQVDNAIACLLQQPPKTSLPSPTWDAFHKCCSHDGIRTQDGGPGSLNSLESLEGLPTQARAALESQAGDLLSRMQGGGCSPETYLSPMQQEWLALRLHGGRRWKVPALPCMNRTSEP from the exons atgagcgccgcaaccccagagttgtttgcgactggactcaactgtcgggggtcctttacctttacccattttGGTAGCCACCAGCCACAATGGCCAGGCTCTGCCTATGTTGTGGGAATGGCAGGAAAGAGCCTCCATCTTGCTACTTTGAGAGCAGGTTGCTGCACGAGATGGgcaccctttggcctgatcctgtggCTGAGCTCTGAAGGGCTGCGCACACACTCTGGAAGATTCTCAGAGCCAAAGTCTGGAAGCAAATGGCAGCCCGTGAAAGGCCTCTGTTCTGAAAAGGCCCCTCTAGCTGCTCCTGGCCACGGGGGCTCAGACTCTCCCAGCGTGGCTGGTCCTGGATTGTGGCTTGAGGAAGCATTGCCCAAAGTTGGGGGGATCCGGGTGCAGTGGGGCTGCCTCTCTTTTGAGGCAGGGGTGGGTGCCGTTTCCGTGCTgaccctccttttctttccccaggTGATTGGGGCTGAGACCGTGGGCTTGAACGCCATCTTTCTGCTCCTCATGTCCCGCGTATCACAGGCCTCGGGGGGCATCTTGCCACCGCTCAGCTCCCTGGTGGGGCCCAGGAAGGTGTTGCCAGCTGATGGAGGAGAACCCCTGGAGGCAGCGGACACAG CTTCCAGATCGCTGACGCCGCTGGCCAAGTCCTTCCAGAAGGCGGAGGCTCTCCTGCGCCACTGCGTCAACCCCAGCCTGTGGCGCCTGCTGCCCCCGCGCACCAGCGAGAGCGCTTACGACAGCGAGGAGGAGGACTCTCCCGGAGGCCTGGCCCGCCTGGCCCAGGTGGAGCGCAGCTTCTTGGGGCTCAGCCGCTGCCTGTGCGTGATGGAGAACCCTCGGACGGAGACCTTCCAGGCCCATGTGCGCCCAGCCCTCCCGGACACGCCCCGGGGCGCCTTCACTTACCACGCAGCCCGGAGCAGCGTGGCTCGCCAGGGTGCCACTCTCCACGCTCTGCTGCAGCACCGCCACCGCCTTCGCCTCTCCCGCCACTACACCCGCCGCCTCAAGGCGGCTTCCGGCTTCGTGCAGCACCTGATGGCCGCCGAGCGCTGCCTGCCGACCCTGCAGCCGCTGGCCGGCCAGCCAAACGCCACCTGGGGCCGCCAGCTGCGGGGGCTGTGCGAGGAGCTGCGCACCCACGCCACGCACTGGGAGGGGCTGCAGCGGCGCATCCGCAGCGACCCCTGGCTGCGCCACATGCTGCTGCAGCGCCACGAGGTGGTCCAGCACATGAGGCGCTCCCTCTGCCTGCTGGCCCTCCACGCCGTCTGCCTCCTGGACCGCCACATCGAGGCCTTGCTCCGCAGCTTGGCCCATGCCCTCCCTGTGCCCGCTGCCCCACTGTCCGACTTCTTCCAGGGGCTGGAGATCTACAACCAGGTGGTGAACGACCCGGCACTGCAGCAGGCCTTCCTGGAGCAGCCGGGCCTGCGGAGAACAGCAAGCAGCTCTCCAGCCTTCCCCCTGGAGAGGATCCTGGGCATCCTGGCAGCAGAGAGGGGCAAGCGGGCCGCCCAGAGGCTGCACCCGCTGCTCCTCCGAGTGGGGGGTCTGGAGCCTGCGCCTTGGGGTGGGGACGCCAAGCCTGGGCTCCTGGAAAGGGCCTCCCAGGCATCTCCGTCAGGCGAGGGTCTTCCCAGCCTCTCGGTGGAGCTGCAGGCCTTGTGCcacgaggaggaagagggccttctggttGTCCTGGGGGAGCTGGTGGCTTCCACCGACAGCCTGTGGCATCACGTCCTGAACCGCCCCAAGCAGGAGAAGCCCCTCGAATGCTTGGAGCCGACTGACCTGCCTCCGGGGCTGGACTCTGCCTCGCTGCCCAGCTGGAAGTCTGTGCGCTGGCTGGACACCTCCTTCAGAGAGGCAGCGGCAGCGCTCTATGCCCAGTACTGCCCGCTGCTGTGGAGAGcggcttcctcttccttggcccACCGGCTGGAGCTCCACCCGCCCCTGGCGCACTTCCAACTGGGGGCAGCGGCTGCCTTGGCCCGGCGGCTGAGCCATGGCCTGGCACAGG CCTGCGTGCCTCAGGAGAGCAAGGAGGAACTGAAGGATTTGGTGCTCCAGCTGCTGACGCGTGATGTCCTCCAGCACTGGGACCAAG GTTTCTGCCAGGCTCTGGGCTCCAGCCTCACCGACAAATGCTTGGCCAAGCCCGCCCAGAGCACAGAGGTGGCCTGCAGCCGGACGGCTCAACTCCTGCAGGGCCTCTACCTGCCCTTGGCCTTCAGCCTGCAGTGCCTGGACTCCCAGCTCACGGAGAGCACAG CCGGCAACCTTGTCCCATCCGGCCTCCACCTGCGGCTGCTGTCCCTCTCGCTGGCTACCGCTCACTCCTCCTGCTACTGGGTCATGAGCAAGGCCTACCAGTACTTGGCTTCCTGGTCCCTCAACCAGTTCCTCCTTGTGACCCAGGGAGACTTGCAG CTGCTGAAGGCAGAGTCCAGCAGGATGTCCACGCTGGTGAGCACAGCTTTTCCTGAGGGCAGGAGGAAGCAGAGCCCCCTCCTCTCTGGCCAGGAGCAGGAGCTGAGCCAGCAGATCCACTCCACAGCTTCCAGCGTCCAA ctgtttgcgAACAAAGTCCTGACGCTGTTTTCCTCGGACTGCAAACGCATGGCGGCGGAGATCTTCAGCCAAACCATGCCCCTGGGCAAGCACTGGCGCCTCGCCCTCCGAACAG AGCTGCCGCCCTCCCCCAGCGAATATGCCTCAGCTGCTGCTCAGAGCGTCCTGGGTCAGGTCTTGCTGGGCATCCAGCTCCTGCCGCAAGATGCCCAGGGGCCAGCCCTCAGCCAGGTGACGACGGCCTTCTTGGAAGCCTGGATGGACCACATCCTGGCCCAGAAGATCAAGTTCAG CCTCCAGGGCGCCCTTCAGCTGAAGCAGGACTTTGACCTGGTGCGGGAGCTGCTGCAGTCGGAGGATTATGGCCTCTCCCCGCAGATCAAGGAGCTGGTGCTCTCCCTCCGGGTCTTCCAGCAAGTGGACAATGCCATCGCCTGCCTCTTGCAGCAGCCCCCCAAGACCTCCTTGCCCTCACCCACCTGGGATGCCTTCCACAAGTGCT GCTCCCATGATGGGATTCGCACGCAGGACGGCGGCCCAGGCAGCCTGAACAGCCTGGAGAGCCTGGAAGGGCTGCCCACGCAGGCGAGGGCCGCGCTGGAGAGCCAGGCGGGTGACCTGCTGAGCCGCATGCAAGGGGGAGGCTGCAGCCCCGAGACCTACCTCAGCCCCATGCAGCAGGAGTGGCTGGCGCTGCGGCTGCACGGGGGCCGCCGCTGGAAagtccctgccctgccctgcatgaACAGGACCTCTGAGCCTTGA
- the CCDC142 gene encoding coiled-coil domain-containing protein 142 isoform X3 — protein MSRVSQASGGILPPLSSLVGPRKVLPADGGEPLEAADTGTASRSLTPLAKSFQKAEALLRHCVNPSLWRLLPPRTSESAYDSEEEDSPGGLARLAQVERSFLGLSRCLCVMENPRTETFQAHVRPALPDTPRGAFTYHAARSSVARQGATLHALLQHRHRLRLSRHYTRRLKAASGFVQHLMAAERCLPTLQPLAGQPNATWGRQLRGLCEELRTHATHWEGLQRRIRSDPWLRHMLLQRHEVVQHMRRSLCLLALHAVCLLDRHIEALLRSLAHALPVPAAPLSDFFQGLEIYNQVVNDPALQQAFLEQPGLRRTASSSPAFPLERILGILAAERGKRAAQRLHPLLLRVGGLEPAPWGGDAKPGLLERASQASPSGEGLPSLSVELQALCHEEEEGLLVVLGELVASTDSLWHHVLNRPKQEKPLECLEPTDLPPGLDSASLPSWKSVRWLDTSFREAAAALYAQYCPLLWRAASSSLAHRLELHPPLAHFQLGAAAALARRLSHGLAQACVPQESKEELKDLVLQLLTRDVLQHWDQGFCQALGSSLTDKCLAKPAQSTEVACSRTAQLLQGLYLPLAFSLQCLDSQLTESTAGNLVPSGLHLRLLSLSLATAHSSCYWVMSKAYQYLASWSLNQFLLVTQGDLQLLKAESSRMSTLVSTAFPEGRRKQSPLLSGQEQELSQQIHSTASSVQLFANKVLTLFSSDCKRMAAEIFSQTMPLGKHWRLALRTELPPSPSEYASAAAQSVLGQVLLGIQLLPQDAQGPALSQVTTAFLEAWMDHILAQKIKFSLQGALQLKQDFDLVRELLQSEDYGLSPQIKELVLSLRVFQQVDNAIACLLQQPPKTSLPSPTWDAFHKCCSHDGIRTQDGGPGSLNSLESLEGLPTQARAALESQAGDLLSRMQGGGCSPETYLSPMQQEWLALRLHGGRRWKVPALPCMNRTSEP, from the exons ATGTCCCGCGTATCACAGGCCTCGGGGGGCATCTTGCCACCGCTCAGCTCCCTGGTGGGGCCCAGGAAGGTGTTGCCAGCTGATGGAGGAGAACCCCTGGAGGCAGCGGACACAGGTACCG CTTCCAGATCGCTGACGCCGCTGGCCAAGTCCTTCCAGAAGGCGGAGGCTCTCCTGCGCCACTGCGTCAACCCCAGCCTGTGGCGCCTGCTGCCCCCGCGCACCAGCGAGAGCGCTTACGACAGCGAGGAGGAGGACTCTCCCGGAGGCCTGGCCCGCCTGGCCCAGGTGGAGCGCAGCTTCTTGGGGCTCAGCCGCTGCCTGTGCGTGATGGAGAACCCTCGGACGGAGACCTTCCAGGCCCATGTGCGCCCAGCCCTCCCGGACACGCCCCGGGGCGCCTTCACTTACCACGCAGCCCGGAGCAGCGTGGCTCGCCAGGGTGCCACTCTCCACGCTCTGCTGCAGCACCGCCACCGCCTTCGCCTCTCCCGCCACTACACCCGCCGCCTCAAGGCGGCTTCCGGCTTCGTGCAGCACCTGATGGCCGCCGAGCGCTGCCTGCCGACCCTGCAGCCGCTGGCCGGCCAGCCAAACGCCACCTGGGGCCGCCAGCTGCGGGGGCTGTGCGAGGAGCTGCGCACCCACGCCACGCACTGGGAGGGGCTGCAGCGGCGCATCCGCAGCGACCCCTGGCTGCGCCACATGCTGCTGCAGCGCCACGAGGTGGTCCAGCACATGAGGCGCTCCCTCTGCCTGCTGGCCCTCCACGCCGTCTGCCTCCTGGACCGCCACATCGAGGCCTTGCTCCGCAGCTTGGCCCATGCCCTCCCTGTGCCCGCTGCCCCACTGTCCGACTTCTTCCAGGGGCTGGAGATCTACAACCAGGTGGTGAACGACCCGGCACTGCAGCAGGCCTTCCTGGAGCAGCCGGGCCTGCGGAGAACAGCAAGCAGCTCTCCAGCCTTCCCCCTGGAGAGGATCCTGGGCATCCTGGCAGCAGAGAGGGGCAAGCGGGCCGCCCAGAGGCTGCACCCGCTGCTCCTCCGAGTGGGGGGTCTGGAGCCTGCGCCTTGGGGTGGGGACGCCAAGCCTGGGCTCCTGGAAAGGGCCTCCCAGGCATCTCCGTCAGGCGAGGGTCTTCCCAGCCTCTCGGTGGAGCTGCAGGCCTTGTGCcacgaggaggaagagggccttctggttGTCCTGGGGGAGCTGGTGGCTTCCACCGACAGCCTGTGGCATCACGTCCTGAACCGCCCCAAGCAGGAGAAGCCCCTCGAATGCTTGGAGCCGACTGACCTGCCTCCGGGGCTGGACTCTGCCTCGCTGCCCAGCTGGAAGTCTGTGCGCTGGCTGGACACCTCCTTCAGAGAGGCAGCGGCAGCGCTCTATGCCCAGTACTGCCCGCTGCTGTGGAGAGcggcttcctcttccttggcccACCGGCTGGAGCTCCACCCGCCCCTGGCGCACTTCCAACTGGGGGCAGCGGCTGCCTTGGCCCGGCGGCTGAGCCATGGCCTGGCACAGG CCTGCGTGCCTCAGGAGAGCAAGGAGGAACTGAAGGATTTGGTGCTCCAGCTGCTGACGCGTGATGTCCTCCAGCACTGGGACCAAG GTTTCTGCCAGGCTCTGGGCTCCAGCCTCACCGACAAATGCTTGGCCAAGCCCGCCCAGAGCACAGAGGTGGCCTGCAGCCGGACGGCTCAACTCCTGCAGGGCCTCTACCTGCCCTTGGCCTTCAGCCTGCAGTGCCTGGACTCCCAGCTCACGGAGAGCACAG CCGGCAACCTTGTCCCATCCGGCCTCCACCTGCGGCTGCTGTCCCTCTCGCTGGCTACCGCTCACTCCTCCTGCTACTGGGTCATGAGCAAGGCCTACCAGTACTTGGCTTCCTGGTCCCTCAACCAGTTCCTCCTTGTGACCCAGGGAGACTTGCAG CTGCTGAAGGCAGAGTCCAGCAGGATGTCCACGCTGGTGAGCACAGCTTTTCCTGAGGGCAGGAGGAAGCAGAGCCCCCTCCTCTCTGGCCAGGAGCAGGAGCTGAGCCAGCAGATCCACTCCACAGCTTCCAGCGTCCAA ctgtttgcgAACAAAGTCCTGACGCTGTTTTCCTCGGACTGCAAACGCATGGCGGCGGAGATCTTCAGCCAAACCATGCCCCTGGGCAAGCACTGGCGCCTCGCCCTCCGAACAG AGCTGCCGCCCTCCCCCAGCGAATATGCCTCAGCTGCTGCTCAGAGCGTCCTGGGTCAGGTCTTGCTGGGCATCCAGCTCCTGCCGCAAGATGCCCAGGGGCCAGCCCTCAGCCAGGTGACGACGGCCTTCTTGGAAGCCTGGATGGACCACATCCTGGCCCAGAAGATCAAGTTCAG CCTCCAGGGCGCCCTTCAGCTGAAGCAGGACTTTGACCTGGTGCGGGAGCTGCTGCAGTCGGAGGATTATGGCCTCTCCCCGCAGATCAAGGAGCTGGTGCTCTCCCTCCGGGTCTTCCAGCAAGTGGACAATGCCATCGCCTGCCTCTTGCAGCAGCCCCCCAAGACCTCCTTGCCCTCACCCACCTGGGATGCCTTCCACAAGTGCT GCTCCCATGATGGGATTCGCACGCAGGACGGCGGCCCAGGCAGCCTGAACAGCCTGGAGAGCCTGGAAGGGCTGCCCACGCAGGCGAGGGCCGCGCTGGAGAGCCAGGCGGGTGACCTGCTGAGCCGCATGCAAGGGGGAGGCTGCAGCCCCGAGACCTACCTCAGCCCCATGCAGCAGGAGTGGCTGGCGCTGCGGCTGCACGGGGGCCGCCGCTGGAAagtccctgccctgccctgcatgaACAGGACCTCTGAGCCTTGA
- the LOC118094300 gene encoding programmed cell death protein 4, whose translation MSAASAVAASSAELLRGDRAPSLLGADYEDEDLAGELMDGGEEEPRAWTLQEKALHEARLKAKAKRRLRRTSSRDSNRESLSEGGEPLPDPSSPKGKSHDRKSRMGKGRGLPKKGGAGGKGVWGAPGVVYSYQEPDARDPNYDEVAQGDTVYATVVPELEEEELEKAVQPMMKEYFEHGDTLEVVELLRELNLGGHKASVPSLAVALSLEGKASHRELTSRLLSDLVGKVMSSEDIAAAFDRTLSDLPDLILDTPEAPQMLGQFIARAVADHALPLDFLERYKGRVDCEHARAALDRAAILLRIKRDVNRLDNVWGVGGGLRPVKHLIKEMNLLLREYLLSGEVSEAERCLRQLEVPHFHHELVYEAVVMVLESTGDMAVAMMVRLLKVLWETGLVTLDQMNRGFQRVYDELGDISLDVPLAHSILERLVDLCFEEAVITKQLRDACPARGRKRFVSEGDGGQIKP comes from the exons ATGTCCGCCGCCTCGGCCGTCGCGGCCAGCTCGGCAGAGCTCCTGCGGGGCGACCGCGCCCCCTCCCTGCTG GGGGCGGACTATGAGGACGAGGACCTGGCGGGGGAGCTGATGGACGGGGGCGAGGAGGAGCCCCGGGCGTGGACCCTGCAGGAGAAGGCTCTGCACGAGGCCCGGCTGAAGGCCAAGGCCAAGCGGCGCCTGCGGAGAACGTCCTCCCGCGACTCCAACCGCGAGTCCCTCTCCGAAGGCGGGGAGCCGCTCCCCGACCCCAGCAGCCCCAAGGGCAAAAGCCACGACCGCAAATCCCGCATGGGCAAAGGCCGGGGGCTGCCCAAGAAAG gTGGCGCAGGGGGCAAGGGGGTGTGGGGGGCCCCCGGGGTGGTCTACAGCTACCAGGAGCCTGATGCCCGGGATCCCAACTACGACGAAGTCGCACAG GGGGATACGGTCTACGCCACGGTGGTGCCtgagctggaagaggaggagctggagaagGCAGTGCAGCCCATGATGAAGGAATACTTTGAGCACGGAGACACTCTGGAGGTGGTG GAGCTTCTCCGCGAGCTGAACCTGGGTGGGCACAAGGCATCTGTGCCCTCCCTGGCTGTGGCATTGTCTCTGGAGGGCAAGGCCAGCCACCGAGAGCTGACCTCCCGCCTGCTCTCGGACCTGGTGGGGAAGGTGATGAGCTCCGAGGACATCGCGGCCGCCTTTGACCGGACTCTGAGCGACCTCCCCGACCTCATCCTGGACACCCCGGAGGCCCCGCAG atgctGGGCCAGTTCATCGCGCGGGCCGTGGCAGACCATGCGCTGCCGCTGGACTTCCTCGAGCGCTACAAGGGGCGCGTGGACTGCGAGCATGCTCG GGCTGCTCTGGACCGCGCTGCTATCCTCCTGCGCATCAAGCGAGATGTCAACCGCCTGGACAACGTCTGGGGCGTGGGGGGCGGACTGAGGCCCGTCAAGCATCTTATCAAGGAG ATGAACCTCCTGCTCCGCGAATACCTGCTTTCGGGCGAAGTCTCCGAGGCCGAGCGCTGCCTTCGCCAGCTGGAGGTGCCCCACTTCCACCACGAGCTTGTCTACGAG GCGGTGGTGATGGTGCTGGAGTCCACGGGAGACATGGCCGTCGCCATGATGGTGCGGCTGCTGAAGGTGCTGTGGGAGACGGGTCTGGTGACGCTGGACCAGATGAACCGG ggcttcCAACGGGTGTACGATGAGCTGGGAGACATCAGCCTGGACGTCCCGTTGGCGCACAGCATCCTGGAGCGGCTGGTGGACCTTTGCTTTGAGGAGGCCGTCATCACCAAGCAGCTGAGGGACGCCTGCCCTGCACG GGGCCGGAAGCGCTTTGTCAGCGAGGGAGACGGCGGCCAGATCAAGCCCTAG